From Euzebya rosea, one genomic window encodes:
- a CDS encoding Lrp/AsnC family transcriptional regulator, whose product MITAIVLLHVDVHLIPETATALANIERVSEVYSVTGDWELVVMVRVRSHEEIADVVTGEIAKVEGVTATHTMIAFRAYASEDLDRLWGIGFEDAEGL is encoded by the coding sequence GTGATCACCGCCATCGTGTTGCTGCATGTCGACGTCCACCTGATCCCGGAGACGGCGACCGCCCTCGCCAACATCGAGCGGGTCAGCGAGGTCTACTCCGTCACCGGCGACTGGGAGCTGGTGGTCATGGTGCGGGTGCGGTCCCACGAGGAGATCGCCGACGTCGTGACGGGCGAGATCGCCAAGGTCGAGGGCGTCACCGCCACCCACACGATGATCGCCTTCCGCGCCTACGCCTCGGAAGACCTCGACCGCCTCTGGGGCATCGGCTTCGAGGACGCAGAGGGCCTGTAG
- a CDS encoding peptide ABC transporter substrate-binding protein — MTTSNLRRLLAALALSALVLAGCSSSDEGDTAEDTTEDTGAEATDEEATDEEATDEEEPSDEEATDEEEPSDEGDEAASGDRVSTYIGQPESLTTTNNTESEGNAVLSALYTMLIDYDSENNYEPVMANAESIETEDNQTYVVTLKDGWTFHDGTPVTAESYVNAWNYAAYGPNAQSVSGFFLPIAGYEDLQCGTTTDADGEEVSDCDASPPAAEAMSGLTVDSDTQFTITLTEAEPFFVTRLGYPAYAPLPEAFYDDPAAFDRAPIGNGPFMMAGEWEDDVVINTDAFPDYQGEPAQIPGIEFRIYADVNTAVTDLVAGNLDIVDAVPPEQWESTISQVPNSDLSPSSSINYIGFPNYAPPFDDATLRAALSMAIDREAITEGIFGGLRQPANNILAPVIPGYEDVVCDEWTFNPELAAEKFEEFGGVDALGDSIEIWFNEGGGHDLWMDAVITQWEQNLGIPASSVNFQQLPFAEYLELADTQQFTGPFRLGWGMDYPHPQNYLQILLELTAPEGGNNATFWTNDEYSSLIAEALAVPDVEESLPTWQEANAVACSEAPVAPMFYGQNSYAWNDGVSGVSVDAFSNLDYTALTLG, encoded by the coding sequence ATGACCACGTCCAACCTGCGAAGGCTGCTTGCCGCCCTCGCCCTGAGCGCGCTGGTACTTGCCGGCTGCTCCAGCTCCGACGAGGGTGACACCGCCGAGGACACCACCGAGGACACGGGCGCCGAGGCGACCGACGAGGAGGCCACCGACGAGGAGGCCACCGACGAGGAAGAGCCCTCCGACGAGGAGGCCACCGACGAGGAAGAGCCCTCCGACGAGGGTGACGAGGCTGCCTCCGGCGACCGCGTCTCCACCTACATCGGCCAGCCCGAGAGCCTGACCACCACCAACAACACCGAGTCCGAGGGCAACGCCGTCCTCTCGGCGCTCTACACGATGCTCATCGACTACGACTCGGAGAACAACTACGAGCCGGTCATGGCGAACGCCGAGTCGATCGAGACCGAGGACAACCAGACCTACGTCGTCACCCTCAAGGACGGCTGGACCTTCCACGACGGCACCCCCGTCACCGCTGAGTCCTACGTCAACGCCTGGAACTACGCGGCCTACGGCCCCAACGCCCAGTCCGTCTCCGGTTTCTTCCTGCCGATCGCCGGCTACGAGGACCTGCAGTGCGGCACGACCACCGACGCCGACGGCGAAGAGGTCTCCGACTGTGACGCGTCGCCGCCCGCCGCCGAGGCCATGTCCGGCCTGACCGTGGACTCCGACACGCAGTTCACCATCACGCTGACCGAGGCCGAGCCGTTCTTCGTCACCCGTCTGGGTTACCCGGCCTACGCGCCGCTGCCCGAGGCCTTCTACGACGACCCCGCCGCCTTCGACCGCGCCCCCATCGGCAACGGTCCCTTCATGATGGCCGGTGAGTGGGAGGACGACGTCGTCATCAACACCGACGCGTTCCCGGACTACCAGGGCGAGCCCGCCCAGATCCCCGGCATCGAGTTCCGCATCTACGCCGACGTCAACACCGCCGTGACCGACCTGGTCGCCGGCAACCTCGACATCGTCGACGCCGTGCCGCCGGAACAGTGGGAGAGCACCATCAGCCAGGTCCCGAACAGCGACCTGTCCCCGTCCTCCTCCATCAACTACATCGGCTTCCCGAACTACGCCCCGCCGTTCGACGACGCGACGCTCCGCGCCGCGCTGTCCATGGCGATCGACCGTGAGGCCATCACCGAGGGCATCTTCGGCGGTCTGCGTCAGCCGGCCAACAACATCCTCGCGCCGGTGATCCCGGGCTACGAGGACGTCGTCTGCGACGAGTGGACCTTCAACCCGGAGCTTGCTGCCGAGAAGTTCGAGGAGTTCGGTGGCGTCGACGCCCTGGGCGACTCGATCGAGATCTGGTTCAACGAGGGTGGCGGCCACGACCTGTGGATGGACGCCGTCATCACCCAGTGGGAGCAGAACCTGGGCATCCCCGCGTCCAGCGTGAACTTCCAGCAGCTGCCGTTCGCGGAGTACCTGGAGCTCGCTGACACCCAGCAGTTCACCGGTCCGTTCCGCCTCGGCTGGGGCATGGACTACCCGCACCCGCAGAACTACCTGCAGATCCTGCTGGAGCTCACCGCTCCCGAGGGCGGCAACAACGCCACCTTCTGGACCAACGACGAGTACTCCAGCCTGATCGCCGAGGCGCTGGCCGTCCCGGACGTCGAGGAGTCCCTCCCGACGTGGCAGGAGGCCAACGCGGTCGCCTGTTCCGAGGCCCCTGTTGCCCCGATGTTCTACGGGCAGAACAGCTACGCCTGGAACGACGGTGTCAGCGGCGTGTCCGTCGACGCCTTCTCCAACCTGGACTACACGGCCCTGACCCTGGGCTAG
- a CDS encoding ABC transporter permease: MGRYMIRRILQFIPVLLGATFLIFASVFSLAGDPIRALSGDRPVPQSVVDQLRDEFNLNDPLLVQYGKYMGVIAQDDSGEREGLLTGDFGTTFRGRPVSEIMKDKLPVSIRLGLSAFVIEAIIGVIAGVLAALRKDGFIDTLVKVSTVAVISIPIFVLALYAQYGFAVNLGLLPVAGIQAGWQSYVMPAFVLASVSLAYVSRLTRTSVIENLRADYVRTAKSKGMNNRRVVGIHTLRNSMIPVLTYLGIDLGALLSGAIITETVFNLPGIGREVFNAVKSQDGAVVVGIVTFLILVYMAANLLVDFLYAVLDPRIRYE, translated from the coding sequence GTGGGTCGTTACATGATCCGGCGGATCCTTCAGTTCATACCCGTGCTGCTCGGCGCGACGTTCCTGATCTTCGCCTCCGTCTTCTCCCTCGCGGGTGACCCGATCCGCGCACTCTCCGGTGACAGACCGGTGCCACAGAGCGTCGTGGACCAGCTCCGCGACGAGTTCAACCTCAACGACCCGCTGCTGGTCCAGTACGGCAAGTACATGGGCGTCATCGCCCAGGACGACAGCGGTGAGCGCGAGGGACTCCTGACGGGCGACTTCGGGACCACGTTCCGCGGCCGGCCGGTCTCGGAGATCATGAAGGACAAGCTCCCCGTCTCGATCAGGCTGGGTCTGAGCGCCTTCGTGATCGAAGCGATCATCGGCGTCATCGCCGGTGTGCTCGCCGCGCTCCGCAAGGACGGCTTCATCGACACCCTGGTGAAGGTGTCGACGGTGGCCGTGATCTCGATCCCCATCTTCGTCCTCGCGTTGTACGCCCAGTACGGGTTCGCCGTGAACCTCGGCCTCCTGCCCGTCGCGGGTATCCAGGCAGGCTGGCAGAGCTACGTCATGCCGGCGTTCGTGCTCGCCTCGGTCTCGTTGGCCTACGTCTCGCGCCTGACCCGGACGAGCGTGATCGAGAACCTGCGAGCCGACTACGTGCGGACCGCCAAGTCCAAGGGCATGAACAACCGCCGGGTCGTGGGCATCCACACCCTGCGCAACTCGATGATCCCGGTGCTGACCTACCTGGGCATCGACCTCGGTGCGCTGCTGAGCGGCGCCATCATCACCGAGACCGTCTTCAACCTGCCTGGCATCGGCCGCGAGGTGTTCAACGCGGTCAAGAGCCAGGACGGCGCCGTCGTCGTGGGGATCGTCACCTTCCTGATCCTCGTCTACATGGCCGCCAACCTCCTCGTCGACTTCCTCTACGCCGTCCTCGACCCCCGGATCCGTTATGAGTAG
- a CDS encoding ABC transporter permease: MSSSAPSETYERVPLEVGKSRAGTDTEGVGREASLWKDAGRQLVRNPAFVIASILILIYVFMALFPQVIAPNGVTRELCNTRLGAQPPSSEFIFGLDDKGCPYFERVIYGVRPSMLIGPSVTVFAFSIALIFGTLAGYYGGIIDTIIARLTDIILALPLILGALVLITAFRNASPDDPEVSPVIRFLAGIFQTVDGFVNVNGIGIVVFVLVILGWPSMLRLARSSVIANKNSDYVEAARALGASDLRIMTRHIVPNSLAPILVYATITIGAVIVGEAALSFLGVGLQTPAISWGLQLSTAQNRIQQDPHLMLFPGAFLAVLVFSFILLGDALRDALDPKLR, translated from the coding sequence ATGAGTAGCAGCGCCCCCTCCGAGACCTACGAGCGCGTCCCGCTGGAGGTCGGCAAGTCCAGGGCCGGGACGGACACCGAGGGGGTCGGACGCGAGGCCTCCCTGTGGAAGGACGCCGGACGCCAGCTCGTCCGCAACCCCGCCTTCGTCATCGCGTCGATCCTCATCCTGATCTACGTCTTCATGGCGTTGTTCCCGCAGGTCATCGCCCCCAACGGGGTGACCCGTGAGCTGTGCAACACCCGCCTCGGCGCGCAGCCACCGTCCTCGGAGTTCATCTTCGGCCTCGACGACAAGGGTTGCCCGTACTTCGAGCGGGTCATCTACGGGGTGCGACCGTCGATGCTGATCGGCCCCTCGGTCACCGTGTTCGCGTTCTCGATCGCGCTGATCTTCGGCACCCTCGCCGGCTACTACGGCGGCATCATCGACACGATCATCGCCCGCCTGACCGACATCATCCTGGCCCTGCCGCTGATCCTCGGTGCGCTGGTCCTGATCACCGCCTTCCGCAACGCCTCGCCCGACGACCCCGAGGTGTCGCCGGTCATCCGGTTCCTGGCCGGGATCTTCCAGACCGTCGACGGGTTCGTGAACGTCAACGGCATCGGCATCGTCGTGTTCGTCCTCGTGATCCTCGGCTGGCCGTCGATGCTCCGGCTCGCACGCTCGTCGGTCATCGCCAACAAGAACAGCGACTACGTCGAGGCCGCACGGGCGCTCGGCGCCTCCGACCTGCGGATCATGACCCGCCACATCGTCCCGAACTCCCTCGCCCCGATCCTGGTGTACGCCACGATCACCATCGGCGCGGTCATCGTGGGTGAGGCGGCCCTGTCCTTCCTGGGTGTCGGCCTGCAGACGCCGGCCATCTCGTGGGGACTGCAGCTGTCCACCGCCCAGAACCGCATCCAGCAGGACCCGCACCTGATGTTGTTCCCCGGCGCCTTCCTGGCCGTCCTGGTCTTCAGCTTCATCCTGCTCGGCGACGCCCTCCGCGACGCACTGGACCCGAAGCTGCGATGA
- a CDS encoding ABC transporter ATP-binding protein, with protein sequence MTENTDNVPATGGATAVATAKEVLLEVRDLNVEFRTDRGVVNAVNGVNYQVRAGETVAILGESGSGKSVSAQAIMGIIDSPPGFITSGEILYRGEDLLTMEEEHRRAIRGAKISMVFQDALSSLNPVFTIGWQLSEMFRIHQGASRAEAKERSIDLLERVGIPSPEKRVDAFPHEFSGGMRQRAMIAMAIALDPEVLIADEPTTALDVTVQAQIMELLAGLQEQYGMSMVLITHDLGVVAEVADRVNVMYAGRIVEHGSGLEVFTNPAHPYTVGLMESIPRADLKGTQLTPIVGSPPDLAHLPSGCSFHPRCRFRRTNCFDVEPPVVEVPGDNRYAACHYTDEVLEADVRV encoded by the coding sequence ATGACCGAGAACACCGACAACGTTCCCGCGACCGGCGGCGCGACCGCTGTGGCGACCGCCAAGGAGGTCCTGCTCGAGGTCAGGGACCTCAACGTCGAGTTCCGCACCGACCGCGGCGTCGTCAACGCCGTCAACGGCGTGAACTACCAGGTCCGTGCCGGCGAGACCGTGGCGATCCTGGGTGAGTCCGGGTCGGGCAAGTCCGTCTCCGCCCAGGCGATCATGGGCATCATCGACAGTCCCCCGGGCTTCATCACCTCCGGCGAGATCCTCTACCGGGGAGAGGACCTGCTGACCATGGAGGAGGAGCACCGACGCGCCATCCGCGGGGCGAAGATCTCCATGGTCTTCCAGGACGCCCTCAGCTCGCTCAACCCGGTGTTCACCATCGGGTGGCAGCTCAGCGAGATGTTCCGCATCCACCAGGGCGCGAGCCGGGCGGAGGCCAAGGAACGCAGCATCGACCTGCTCGAGCGGGTCGGCATCCCGTCCCCGGAGAAGCGCGTCGACGCGTTCCCGCACGAGTTCTCCGGCGGCATGCGCCAGCGAGCCATGATCGCCATGGCGATCGCGCTGGACCCCGAGGTGCTCATCGCCGACGAGCCGACCACCGCCCTCGACGTCACGGTGCAGGCCCAGATCATGGAGCTGCTGGCCGGCCTGCAGGAGCAGTACGGCATGTCGATGGTCCTGATCACCCACGACCTCGGCGTCGTCGCGGAGGTTGCCGACCGCGTCAACGTCATGTACGCCGGCCGCATCGTCGAGCACGGCTCGGGCCTCGAGGTCTTCACCAACCCGGCCCACCCCTACACCGTGGGCCTCATGGAGTCGATCCCGCGCGCCGACCTGAAGGGCACCCAGCTGACGCCGATCGTGGGGTCCCCCCCAGACCTCGCGCACCTGCCGAGCGGCTGCTCGTTCCACCCCCGGTGCCGGTTCCGCCGCACCAACTGCTTCGACGTCGAGCCGCCCGTCGTCGAGGTCCCCGGTGACAACCGGTACGCCGCCTGCCACTACACCGATGAGGTCCTCGAAGCCGATGTCCGTGTCTGA
- a CDS encoding ABC transporter ATP-binding protein produces MSVSEATQSAPGPSYDSTPLLRVEGLVKHFPIKQGIVFKRTIGHVQAVDGVSFDLYPGETLGLVGESGSGKSTVARTLLRLHEPTAGKAMYEGEDLFQMSTGDMRKRRRDIQMIFQDPYASLNPRMTVRDIVTEGWKIHTGLVAKKDWEQRAGDLLERVGLNPDHINRYPHQFSGGQRQRIGVARALALEPKIIVADEPVSALDVSVQAQVINLLEEIQDEFNLSYIFIAHDLSVVRHIADRVAVMYLGRVVEIGTEDEIYERPTHPYTQALLSATPIADPVLARERPERILLQGDLPSPSDPPSGCRFRTRCWKVRDECANEDPALVDRFGHGHPSACLFAEEQKVLHK; encoded by the coding sequence ATGTCCGTGTCTGAAGCCACACAGTCCGCACCGGGACCGTCCTACGACAGCACGCCGCTGCTTCGTGTCGAGGGCCTGGTCAAGCACTTCCCGATCAAGCAGGGGATCGTGTTCAAGCGCACGATCGGCCACGTCCAGGCCGTCGACGGGGTGTCCTTCGACCTCTATCCCGGCGAGACCCTCGGCCTGGTCGGCGAGTCCGGCTCGGGCAAGTCGACCGTCGCCCGCACCCTCCTGCGCCTCCACGAGCCCACCGCCGGCAAGGCGATGTACGAGGGCGAGGACCTGTTCCAGATGTCCACCGGCGACATGCGAAAGCGTCGTCGTGACATCCAGATGATCTTCCAGGACCCCTATGCGTCGCTGAACCCGCGCATGACCGTCCGCGACATCGTGACCGAGGGCTGGAAGATCCACACCGGCCTGGTCGCCAAGAAGGACTGGGAGCAGCGCGCCGGCGACCTGCTGGAGCGGGTGGGGCTCAACCCCGACCACATCAACCGGTATCCCCATCAGTTCTCCGGCGGCCAGCGGCAGCGCATCGGTGTGGCCCGGGCCCTGGCGCTCGAGCCCAAGATCATCGTGGCCGACGAGCCCGTCTCGGCGCTCGACGTGTCGGTGCAGGCCCAGGTCATCAACCTGCTCGAGGAGATCCAGGACGAGTTCAACCTGTCCTACATCTTCATCGCCCACGATCTGTCGGTGGTCCGCCACATCGCCGACCGCGTGGCGGTCATGTACCTCGGGCGGGTCGTGGAGATCGGCACCGAGGACGAGATCTACGAGCGTCCCACCCATCCCTACACCCAGGCGTTGCTGTCGGCCACGCCGATCGCCGACCCGGTGCTCGCCCGCGAGCGTCCCGAACGGATCCTGCTGCAGGGTGACCTGCCGTCACCGTCGGACCCGCCGTCCGGCTGTCGGTTCCGGACGCGCTGCTGGAAGGTCCGGGACGAGTGCGCCAACGAGGACCCGGCGCTGGTCGACCGGTTCGGCCACGGCCACCCATCGGCCTGCCTGTTCGCCGAGGAGCAGAAGGTCCTGCACAAGTAG
- a CDS encoding DEDD exonuclease domain-containing protein, whose amino-acid sequence MTVLTSNTRSSTIEQMFQPSLSDLGQRLVDTTFVVVDLETTGGSPERDRITEIGAVKVRQGELLGELSTLVDPGVSVPRAITALTGISDASVSGRPPVSAVLPSFVEFARGCTLVAHNARFDVGFLNAALERLDYPRLDHPVVCTAQLARRLVGDETRNHKLSSLAVHFRSSTVPVHRALADARATVDVLHGLLERAGSYGVVTMDDLVEFSKVRNMPVFTSRRKMADDLPTTPGIYRFVSASGEILYVGKATDLRARVRQYFGTDRRRRIAELVKEAKRVDHTVTPTAVEAEVREAREIREHRPRFNKRGKKVRTPVWVKVTREAYPRLSIVRSPGSDGAVVLGPLPSRRVADLVVDAIHDAIPIRRCTTKMAADTRFAACALAEMGRCAAPCIGRVDVDGYAEAASAAEQVLSGDVEPAIRVLRERMSARAEQARYEEAADYRDRMDAIVSWVTRTRRDQALRAAGTLAVSRPARMPSRREVLVARAGWLLGTVVVAPEDVDRAVADLAGRPSPSEVPPPEEVAIIGSWVHGPGARLEHSDAPYGWPVASGATLEAEAVALAARRRRAGRPEAALADKRRTRTPAGAGTPTG is encoded by the coding sequence GTGACGGTGTTGACATCGAACACTCGTTCGTCGACCATCGAACAGATGTTCCAGCCCTCTCTCAGCGACCTCGGCCAGCGGCTGGTCGACACGACGTTCGTCGTCGTCGACCTGGAGACAACCGGCGGGTCGCCGGAGCGCGATCGGATCACCGAGATCGGCGCGGTGAAGGTGCGACAGGGCGAGCTGCTCGGCGAGCTGTCGACCCTGGTCGACCCGGGTGTCTCGGTCCCCCGGGCCATCACGGCGCTGACGGGCATCTCCGATGCCTCGGTCAGCGGACGGCCACCCGTCTCGGCCGTGCTGCCGTCGTTCGTGGAGTTCGCCCGCGGCTGCACGCTGGTCGCCCACAACGCCCGGTTCGACGTGGGCTTCCTCAACGCCGCGCTGGAACGCCTCGACTACCCACGGCTGGACCACCCGGTGGTCTGCACCGCACAGCTGGCCCGCCGGCTGGTCGGCGACGAGACCCGCAACCACAAGCTGTCCTCCCTCGCGGTGCACTTCCGCTCCTCCACCGTGCCGGTGCACCGCGCCCTGGCCGACGCCCGCGCAACCGTCGACGTCCTTCACGGCCTGCTGGAGCGGGCCGGCAGCTACGGCGTGGTGACGATGGACGACCTCGTGGAGTTCAGCAAGGTCCGCAACATGCCGGTGTTCACGTCCCGCCGGAAGATGGCCGACGACCTGCCGACCACACCTGGGATCTACCGCTTCGTCTCGGCCTCCGGGGAGATCCTCTACGTCGGCAAGGCCACCGACCTCCGCGCCCGGGTCCGACAGTACTTCGGCACCGACCGGCGACGACGCATCGCCGAGCTCGTGAAGGAGGCCAAGCGCGTCGACCACACCGTGACGCCAACAGCGGTCGAGGCCGAGGTCCGCGAGGCGCGGGAGATCCGCGAGCACCGTCCCCGGTTCAACAAGCGCGGCAAGAAGGTCCGCACACCCGTCTGGGTCAAGGTCACACGCGAGGCCTACCCCCGCCTGTCGATCGTCCGCTCCCCCGGGTCCGACGGTGCGGTGGTGCTCGGCCCCCTCCCCTCCCGTCGGGTCGCCGACCTCGTCGTCGATGCCATCCACGACGCCATCCCCATCCGTCGCTGCACCACGAAGATGGCCGCTGACACCCGCTTCGCGGCCTGTGCGCTGGCCGAGATGGGCCGGTGTGCGGCCCCCTGCATCGGCCGGGTCGACGTGGATGGCTATGCCGAGGCCGCCAGCGCCGCCGAGCAGGTCCTGTCCGGCGACGTCGAACCGGCGATCCGGGTCCTGCGGGAACGCATGTCCGCACGTGCGGAGCAGGCGCGGTACGAGGAGGCCGCGGACTACCGCGACCGCATGGACGCCATCGTGTCGTGGGTCACCCGCACACGCCGGGACCAGGCCCTGCGCGCCGCCGGCACCCTCGCGGTGTCACGGCCAGCCCGGATGCCGTCGCGTCGGGAAGTCCTCGTCGCACGGGCCGGCTGGCTGCTCGGCACCGTCGTCGTCGCACCCGAGGACGTCGACCGTGCAGTGGCCGACCTGGCCGGTCGCCCCTCCCCCAGCGAGGTCCCACCACCGGAGGAGGTGGCGATCATCGGCTCGTGGGTGCACGGCCCGGGCGCCCGCCTCGAGCACAGCGATGCGCCGTACGGCTGGCCGGTCGCCAGCGGGGCGACGCTCGAGGCCGAGGCCGTCGCACTGGCTGCACGTCGCCGTCGCGCGGGCCGGCCGGAAGCAGCGCTCGCCGACAAGCGACGGACCCGAACGCCGGCAGGTGCGGGGACCCCGACCGGCTGA
- a CDS encoding LVIVD repeat-containing protein, whose amino-acid sequence MRLTALSLAALLVLGMLSAVPASAAAGSNIEHRANLRFPDLTSKAQGTDSDFIEMDIDPDPAVETIRTIGVFGSIYGGARVMDVTDGLPVELGYYPCAVGQGDVQVFQRGERDADGNIIDLGAANTYFTFTDDGYSSRGGICQTEGNANGWFSTTKQGTFIVDITNPRTPTTINFVPFPRGSHNMTVHPSTNYLYNSNSELITNAANAGIEYWDITDLANPVNLGILPLPVRPGLGTDSHDLTFNDEGTRAYSAALSQTVIINTEDPANPEIISSFMDPAINVEHQANQVTLTDPILGERDFLIIEDEFGGAAGAEQTCPSGGTHVYDITGDLERTPVKVGSWYIDDITTNATVLGRCTAHVFDIHEDAAIMTMSFYNAGVRVIDLSGLVGVALGGNGVGMREIGFHRFESGDAGGKSDSWSVKAVEVTESEDGTISAWLYSNDVNRGLDTYYFEGTRAGLPSANDAWFSGTSWLAANGPVQPAVGYTPFCLLGDRDSNETAPLVGRLI is encoded by the coding sequence TTGCGTCTCACCGCCCTGTCCCTCGCTGCCCTGCTCGTCCTGGGCATGCTCTCCGCAGTGCCGGCGTCGGCTGCGGCCGGCAGCAACATCGAGCACCGCGCCAACCTGCGGTTCCCGGACCTGACCTCCAAGGCCCAGGGCACCGATTCCGACTTCATCGAGATGGACATCGATCCCGACCCGGCCGTGGAGACCATCCGCACCATCGGTGTGTTCGGGTCGATCTACGGCGGCGCCCGGGTCATGGACGTCACCGACGGCCTGCCCGTCGAGCTCGGCTACTACCCGTGCGCGGTCGGCCAGGGCGACGTCCAAGTATTCCAGCGCGGCGAACGCGACGCCGACGGCAACATCATCGACCTCGGCGCGGCGAACACCTACTTCACGTTCACCGACGACGGCTACAGCAGTCGGGGCGGGATCTGCCAGACCGAGGGCAACGCCAACGGCTGGTTCTCCACGACCAAGCAGGGCACCTTCATCGTCGACATCACCAACCCGCGGACGCCGACGACGATCAACTTCGTCCCGTTCCCGCGTGGCTCGCACAACATGACGGTGCACCCGTCGACGAACTACCTCTACAACTCCAACTCCGAGCTGATCACGAACGCCGCGAACGCCGGCATCGAGTACTGGGACATCACCGACCTCGCGAACCCGGTCAACCTGGGCATCCTGCCGCTGCCGGTCCGTCCGGGGCTGGGCACCGACAGCCATGACCTGACCTTCAACGACGAGGGCACCCGCGCGTACTCCGCTGCCCTGTCCCAGACGGTCATCATCAACACCGAGGATCCGGCCAACCCCGAGATCATCAGCAGCTTCATGGACCCGGCCATCAACGTCGAGCACCAGGCCAACCAGGTCACCCTGACCGACCCGATCCTGGGCGAGCGCGACTTCCTCATCATCGAGGACGAGTTCGGCGGCGCGGCCGGTGCCGAGCAGACCTGCCCGTCCGGCGGCACGCACGTCTACGACATCACCGGCGACCTCGAGCGGACCCCCGTGAAGGTCGGCTCCTGGTACATCGACGACATCACGACCAACGCCACGGTCCTGGGCCGCTGCACGGCGCACGTCTTCGACATCCACGAGGACGCAGCGATCATGACGATGTCGTTCTACAACGCGGGAGTCCGCGTGATCGACCTCTCCGGCCTCGTCGGCGTGGCGCTCGGCGGCAACGGCGTGGGGATGCGCGAGATCGGCTTCCACCGCTTCGAGAGCGGCGACGCGGGCGGCAAGTCCGACTCCTGGTCGGTCAAGGCCGTCGAGGTCACCGAGTCCGAGGACGGCACGATCTCGGCGTGGCTGTACTCCAACGACGTGAACCGCGGCTTGGACACCTACTACTTCGAGGGCACCCGTGCGGGCCTGCCGTCGGCCAACGACGCCTGGTTCTCCGGCACCAGCTGGCTCGCGGCCAACGGTCCCGTGCAGCCGGCGGTCGGGTACACCCCGTTCTGCCTGCTCGGTGACCGTGACAGCAACGAGACCGCCCCGCTGGTGGGTCGTCTCATCTAG
- a CDS encoding aldo/keto reductase yields MKRIGTTDLTVHPLCLGGNVFGWGADERESFRVLDAYAAAGGNFVDTADVYSAWVDGNEGGESEVIIGRWMAARGNRDDMVVATKVGMKAGLDDLRPDTIRQAADASLQRLGVDHIDLYYAHADDADTPVAETLGAFGELVAAGKVRHVAASNFSAARLRESIEVAEEEGLPRYVAHQPHYNLLERDVETSVIPATQDLGLATFPYFSLASGFLTGKHRDGDAAGSARVSRVEKYADARGERMLAAMDSVAESRSASLATVALAWLAQRPTVASPIASARTVEQLPDLLAVADLELTAEEMALLDRA; encoded by the coding sequence ATGAAGCGCATCGGCACCACCGACCTGACCGTCCACCCGCTCTGCCTCGGCGGCAACGTCTTCGGCTGGGGCGCCGACGAACGCGAGTCCTTCCGCGTGCTCGACGCCTACGCCGCTGCCGGGGGCAACTTCGTGGACACCGCCGACGTGTACTCCGCATGGGTGGACGGCAACGAGGGCGGCGAGTCCGAGGTGATCATCGGCCGTTGGATGGCCGCCCGGGGCAACCGTGACGACATGGTGGTGGCCACGAAGGTCGGCATGAAGGCCGGGCTCGACGACCTGCGGCCGGACACGATCCGGCAGGCGGCCGATGCGTCGCTCCAGCGACTCGGCGTCGACCACATCGACCTGTACTACGCCCACGCCGACGACGCCGACACCCCCGTCGCCGAGACCCTCGGTGCGTTCGGGGAGCTCGTGGCGGCCGGCAAGGTCCGCCACGTCGCCGCGTCGAACTTCAGTGCGGCGCGCCTGCGCGAGTCGATCGAGGTCGCGGAGGAGGAGGGCCTGCCCCGCTACGTGGCCCACCAGCCGCACTACAACCTGCTGGAACGTGACGTCGAGACGTCGGTCATCCCGGCCACGCAGGACCTCGGGCTGGCCACGTTCCCCTACTTCTCGTTGGCCAGCGGATTCCTGACCGGCAAGCATCGCGACGGCGATGCGGCGGGGTCGGCCCGGGTCTCACGGGTGGAGAAGTACGCCGACGCCCGGGGGGAGCGGATGCTGGCCGCCATGGACTCCGTCGCCGAGTCCCGGTCGGCGTCGCTGGCCACCGTCGCCCTTGCCTGGCTCGCGCAGCGACCCACCGTCGCCTCCCCCATCGCGTCGGCCCGTACCGTCGAGCAGCTGCCCGACCTGCTGGCCGTGGCCGACCTCGAGCTGACCGCCGAGGAGATGGCCCTGCTCGACCGGGCCTGA